One genomic window of Falco peregrinus isolate bFalPer1 chromosome 18, bFalPer1.pri, whole genome shotgun sequence includes the following:
- the LOC101919067 gene encoding heat shock protein 30C-like: MLCRLHFMPPTSSSLFPWLGPIRTLWPHPGTLFAELERELRLEMERAREFMSSFEQFLSSGSSPSRLSIAAERAPSTSAALTQGSSEGFSVCQDVKDFTPEQLSVKVVGRKVVLVGQKESQSTDEKGSFSYKYEVLKREWDVPEEVDAEALTCSLSKEGQLRIEAPKLALPAAPERNVPIQMGPAVAQPTASTDDGAERAKA, encoded by the coding sequence ATGCTTTGCCGCCTGCACTTCATGCCGCCCACGTCCAGCTCGCTGTTCCCATGGCTGGGACCCATCCGCACTCTCTGGCCACATCCAGGCACCCTCTTCGCTGAGCTGGAGCGGGAGCTGCGGCTGGAGATGGAGAGGGCTCGGGAGTTCATGAGCAGCTTCGAGCAGTTCCTGAGCAgtgggagcagccccagccgACTCAGCATCGCTGCGGAGCGAGCCCCGAGCACCAGCGCAGCCCTGACCCAGGGCTCCAGTGAGGGCTTCTCCGTCTGCCAGGACGTGAAGGACTTTACGCCCGAGCAGCTGTCGGTGAAGGTGGTGGGCAGGaaggtggtgctggtggggcagAAGGAGTCGCAGAGCACGGATGAGAAGGGCTCCTTCTCCTACAAGTACGAGGTGCTGAAGCGGGAGTGGGACGTGCCCGAGGAGGTGGACGCCGAGGCGCTGACCTGCTCCCTGTCCAAGGAGGGGCAGCTCCGCATCGAGGCCCCCAAGCTGGCCCTGCCGGCCGCCCCGGAGAGGAACGTGCCCATCCAGATGGGGCCAGCAGTGGCCCAGCCGACAGCCAGCACCGACGACGGAGCCGAGCGGGCCAAGGCGTGA
- the LOC101918898 gene encoding heat shock protein beta-11-like: MRPLLPGRGIKATGGSAEAECSQLTGDGTAAAAAAAAAAAAAAAAATAATAAEMLCRMHLAPFASSSLASRLGTVRTLWPHAETIFTELQQEMEKAREFMSSFEQLLSSQGAAVMERAPSTSTTLTQGSGEGFSVCQDVKNFAPEQLSVKVVGRKVVLVGQKETQNVDEKGSFSYKYEVLKREWDVPEEVDAEALTCSLSKEGQLRIEAPKLALPAAPERNVPIQVSPAAPQPGPASEDGAANKARV; encoded by the coding sequence ATGAGGCCACTCCTCCCGGGAAGGGGAATAAAAGCCACAGGCGGCAGTGCCGAGGCAGAGTGTTCCCAGCTCACTGGAGacgggacagcagcagcagcagcagcagcagcagcagcagcagcagcagcagcagcagcaacagcagcaacagcagcagagatgctttGCCGCATGCACCTCGCACCATTTGCCTCCAGCTCCCTGGCCAGCCGCCTGGGCACAGTGAGGACCCTCTGGCCACACGCAGAGACCATCTTcactgagctgcagcaggagatggagaaagCTCGGGAGTTCATGAGCAGCTTCGAGCAGCTCCTGAGCAGCCAAGGAGCCGCTGTCATGGAGCGAGCCCCGAGCACCAGCACGACCCTGACCCAGGGCTCCGGCGAGGGCTTCTCCGTCTGCCAAGACGTCAAGAACTTCGCTCCCGAGCAGCTGTCGGTGAAGGTGGTGGGCAGGaaggtggtgctggtggggcagAAGGAGACGCAGAACGTCGATGAGAAGGGCTCCTTCTCCTACAAGTACGAGGTGCTGAAGCGGGAGTGGGACGTGCCCGAGGAGGTGGACGCCGAGGCGCTGACCTGCTCCCTGTCCAAGGAGGGGCAGCTCCGCATCGAGGCCCCCAAGCTGGCCCTGCCGGCCGCCCCGGAGAGGAACGTGCCCATCCAGgtcagccccgcagccccgcagcctGGACCAGCCTCCGAGGATGGAGCCGCCAACAAAGCCCGGGTGTAA